In Peromyscus eremicus chromosome 2, PerEre_H2_v1, whole genome shotgun sequence, a single genomic region encodes these proteins:
- the LOC131905016 gene encoding interferon alpha-13-like translates to MVRPCALLTFLVVMHSWSSCCLGCDLPQTHHLRNKRASTLLAQMRRLSPLSCLKDRMDFEFPLEKVDALQIQKAQAIQVMGELIQQVLILFTSNESSAAWETTLLDTFCDELHQLLNDLQDCLMEQVEVQETSLSQEDSLVAVRNYFHRITVYLKKKKHSPCAWEVVRAEVRRALSSSANLLARLTEEKK, encoded by the coding sequence ATGGTCAGGCCCTGTGCTCTGCTGACATTCCTGGTGGTGATGCACTCCTGGTCAAGCTGCTGTCTGGGATGTGACCTGCCTCAGACTCATCACCTCAGGAACAAAAGAGCCTCCACACTCCTGGCACAAATGAGGagactctcccctctctcctgcctgaaGGACAGAATGGACTTTGAATTCCCTCTGGAGAAGGTGGATGCCCTGCAGATCCAGAAGGCCCAAGCCATCCAGGTCATGGGTGAGCTGATCCAGCAGGTCCTGATCCTCTTCACCTCCAATGAATCATCTGCTGCTTGGGAGACAACCCTCCTAGACACCTTCTGCGATGAGCTACACCAGCTGCTCAATGACCTGCAGGACTGTCTGATGGAGCAGGTGGAGGTGCAGGAAACTTCCTTGAGCCAGGAAGACTCCCTGGTGGCTGTGAGGAACTACTTCCACAGGATCACTGTCTacctgaagaagaagaaacacagcCCCTGTGCCTGGGAAGTGGTCAGAGCAGAAGTCAGGAGAGCCCTGTCTTCCTCAGCCAACCTCCTTGCAAGATTGACTGAGGAGAAGAAGTAA
- the LOC131904808 gene encoding interferon alpha-1-like, whose protein sequence is MDFRCPWKKGRITQGKQKEDATCCHSEMLRQLLQLFGTEASRDAWAERPLGQLVTSLLSGLEALEGRAAEPSPSCAPPLAMAIRTYFLGISRYLEGKGYSPCSWEIVRAEMQVALSTFPVPAERSPKKRRRSMEESPLLR, encoded by the coding sequence ATGGATTTCAGATGTCCCTGGAAGAAAGGGCGGATCAcccaagggaagcagaaagaagatgccacctgttgCCACTCGGAGATGCTCAGgcagctcctccagctcttcgggacagaggccagcagagatgcCTGGGCAGAGAGGCCGCTTGGGCAACTTGTCACTAGTCTGTTGAGTGGCCTGGAAGCGCTGGAGGGGAGAGCAGCAGAGCCAAGCCCGTCCTGTGCGCCTCCTTTGGCCATGGCCATCCGCACCTACTTTTTGGGCATCTCTCGCTATCTCGAGGGAAAGGGATATAGCCCTTGCTCCTGGGAGATCGTCAGAGCGGAAATGCAAGTGGCCCTTTCAACAttcccagtgcctgcagagagaagccccaagaagagaagaaggtccaTGGAGGAATCCCCGCTGCTCAGGTga